In the genome of Candidatus Zixiibacteriota bacterium, the window CCAGTTGGCCGGAATGCGCGGATTGATGGCAAAACCGCAGAAAAAAATCACTGGCGGTATCGGCGAAATTATCGAGACTCCGGTTCTTTCCAACTTCCGTGAGGGCCTGACAGTGCAGGAATATTTTATTTCCACTCACGGCGCTCGAAAGGGTCTTGCTGACACCGCTCTCAAGACGGCCGATGCGGGATACTTGACCCGTCGTCTTGTCGATGTCGCTCAGGATGTTATTATCCGCCAAATCGATTGTCATACAATTTTAGGACTCGATGTTTCAGCCCTCAAAGAAGGTGAAGAAGTCATCGAATCACTTCGCGACCGTATCCTGGGCCGTGTGGCTTTGGACGATGTCTATGATCCGATCTCTGATAAATTAATTGTTGCCGCTGGCCAGGAGATAAAAGAGGCAGAGTCCGTTGCCATCGATGACGCTGGTATCGAAGGTCTCCGTATCCGGTCGGTGCTCACCTGCGAATCCCGTTTTGGCGTATGCGCAAAATGTTATGGCCGTAACTTGGCGACAATGAACATGACGGATATTGGCGAAGCCGTCGGTGTCATCGCCGCGCAGTCTATCGGCGAACCCGGCACTCAGCTTACGCTTCGGACCTTCCACATCGGCGGTACGGCCGCTCGTATTGCCGAGCAGTCACAGGTAAAAGCGAAATACGACGGAACTATTCGCCTCGTTGATACCGAACTGGTCGACCGTGAAGACGGTACCCATGTGGTTGTCAGCCGCGACGGAGTTGGCAAGTTTGTCTTTGTCGACAATAAAGGACGTGAACGCACTGGACCGAAACTTCCGTACGGCGCTCACTTGCTTGTCAAAGACGGAAATGAAATTGCCAAAGGGGAGATTATCTTTGAGTGGGATCCTTATACCGGCACGATCGTATCCAAATTCAGTGGGAAAATTCAGTACAAAGATATCGTCAGAGACGTTACCTATCGTGAGGAAATCGACGATCAGACTGGTTTGATTCAGCAAAAGATTATCGAGCATCGTGACAAGACACTTTTCCCGACAATCCTGATTATGACCCCTCAGGGGAAAATCGCGGAGAGCCATCGTATCCCAACCGATGCCCAGCTTCAGCTCCAGGATGGCGCTGATGTCAAAGCCGGCGATATTCTCGTTAAGAAACCACGTTTGATAGCAAAGTCCCGCGATATCACTGGTGGTCTGCCTCGTGTGGCAGAACTCTTCGAAGCTCGTCGTCCGCATGACCCGGCGGTTATTTCAGAAATCGACGGTGAAGTCGAATTCGGCAAGATTGTCCGTGGCCAACAGCAGATTATTGTCAAAGGGGATCAGGATGAAACCAAGGAATACCTTGTTCCTCACGGCAAGCATCTCATGGTCCACAATGGCGATTTTGTCCGCTCCGGTGACCGGCTGTGCGAAGGCTCAATCGATCCGCATGATATTTTGCGGATTCAGGGTGTCTACGAAGCCCAGTCGCATCTGGTCAACGAAATCCAGGAAGTGTATCGTCTACAGGGTGTGAAGATAAACGACAAGCACATCGAAATTATTGTGCGACAAATGCTTCAGAAGGTCCAAGTGGAAACCGTCGGAGACACCAACTTCCTCGAAGGCGAAAAAGCCGACAAGGCCAAGTTTACTGAAGAAAACGCCAGAGTTATCGCTGAAGGCGGCGAGCCAGCGACCTCCAATTCGTTATTGCTTGGTATTACCCGCGCCTCGCTTTCAACTGAGAGCTTTATCTCGGCGGCTTCCTTTCAGGAGACAACTCGTGTGCTTACTGAAGCGGCCATTTCAGGAAAAGTGGACTATCTGCTTGGCCTGAAAGAGAATGTCATTATCGGGCATTTAATTCCTGCTGGCACCGGAATCGAGAAGTATCGACTAACCACAGTCGTCGATGACACTGCGCCGCCAAAGGAAGAATGGCCTGAAAGTGGGGCCGAAGTGGTTGTTGCAGATAATTATAAAGAAAACGCTTGACATGGATAGCTGGAACGATACATTGCGAATCTGTTTTTTAGAATTTTGATTGAATAATACTGGGAGATTGAGTGCCGACAATAAATCAATTGATTCGCAAAGGTCGCGAGAAGATACTGAGCAAGACAAAAACTCCGGCTATGAATCAATCGCCCCAGAAACGCGGGGTCTGTACTCGCGTTTACACATCGACTCCAAAAAAACCGAACTCGGCTCTTCGCAAAGTCGCTCGTGTACGGTTGACAAATCAGATCGAAGTGACCGCCTACATTCCTGGCGAAGGTCACAATCTGCAGGAGCACTCAATCGTTCTCATCCGAGGCGGTCGTGTCAAAGATCTCCCCGGAGTACGATACCACATCATCCGCGGTACAATGGACACCTCGGGTGTGACAGAACGAAAACGGAGCCGTTCGAAATACGGCGCGAAGAAACCGAAATCGTAAGCAGGTAGTTGAAGTATGCCAAGACGAATATCAGCGGGACATCGCGAAACCGCGCCCGATTATAAATACGACGACAGGCTGGTCACCCAGTTTGTGTCTTGTCTGATGAAACGCGGCAAGCGTTCCACGGCTGAAGGTATTATCTATGACGCGCTTGAAACAATGGAGAAAAAGTCGGGCCAGAACGCCGCAGACGTTTTCCACAAGGCGATAAATAATATCAAGCCAGTTGTCGAAGTAAAATCTCGCCGCGTCGGCGGCGCAACATACCAGGTGCCTGTCGAAGTACGTCAGGACCGAAGAACCGCTCTTGCGATCCGCTGGGTTATTGGTTACGCCAAAGGTCGCAACGAAAAATCCATGGCGGAACGCCTGGCTGGAGAACTATTGGCAGCCTCGAATAACGAAGGTGCCTCAATTAAGAAAAAGGAGGATACTCACAAGATGGCTGAGGCCAACAAGGCCTTCGCGCACTTCAAGTGGTAGGTGTACCTGTACTGTGTTGAAGAGTTGTTCGTTTACGACCGAGTCTGTACTGTAGCAAACCAAGGAAATTATATGCGCGCCACACCGTATGTAGTTTAAGCGAAGCTGATTGAACTGTCGATTTTAGCCCTGTTATGCTAACCATCCAGTCGTCGCTTCCCTATCACTAAGCGTCAATCTGGAAGTGAGTATTAACCAGGGATTTTTTATGTCTTCTCCAACAAATTTAAAGAAAATTAGAAATATCGGTATCATGGCCCACATCGATGCGGGCAAGACCACCACGACCGAGCGCATCCTCTTCTATACCGGCAAAAGCCATAAGATTGGCGAGGTCCACGATGGCGCAGCCACTATGGACTGGATGGAACAGGAGAAAGAGCGCGGAATCACGATTACCTCCGCCGCAACGACTTGTTTCTGGCGCGATAATACGATTAATATTATCGATACGCCCGGTCACGTTGACTTTACCGTCGAAGTCGAGCGATCGCTTCGTGTCCTCGATGGCGCAGTTGCGTTGTTTTGCGCGGTGGGCGGTGTCGAACCGCAGTCTGAGACCGTGTGGCGTCAGGCCGATAAATACGGAGTTCCAAGAATTGCCTATATAAATAAGATGGATCGCACCGGCGCGAGTTTCGCCAATGCCCTCAAACAGATGAATGAGCGGCTTGGGTCAAACTGCGTACCGGTAAACATTCCGGCTGGCGATGGGGAATTTTTCAGCGGAATCATCAATTTGCTCACTATGAAATTCAGGGTATTCCACGAGGATTCGCATGGCACAACCTGGGATGACCTTCCCGTACCCGATGACATGCTTGCCATGACCAACGGGTACCGTGAAAGATTGCTCGAAGCCGTTGCTGATTTCGACGACCATCTGCTTGAGCAATTCCTGCACGACAAGCCGCTTGATCCCGACAAAGTCATGGCTGCTGTGCGCGCCGCAACATGCGCCGCGAAAATGGTACCGGTCCTGTGCGGATCCTCATTTAAGAATAAAGGCGTCCAGCAGTTGCTCGACGCGGTTATTGATTTTCTTCCCTCGCCGCTTGATAAACCCCCGATAATGGGACATGAAGTTGACAGTACCGAAAAGACTGTCGAGCGCAAACCTACTCCCGATGCCCCGATTTCTGCGCTGGCATTCAAAATTATGACCGACCCGTTTGTTGGCCGTCTCACTTTTGTCCGAATTTATTCAGGCACAATTGAAGCCGGTTCGTATGTTCTCAATCCGACATCGGACACCAAAGAGCGCGTCGCACGCCTGCTTCGTATGCATGCCAACAAGCGCGAAGATATTAAATCCGCTTCCGCGGGCGATATTGTCGCTGTTATCGGACTCCGCAAGACTACGACTGGTGATACACTCTGCGATCCCAAGCATCCGATTGTGCTTGAACGTATGTCCTTCCCTGAACCAGTTGTTCGTGTATCGATTGAACCGAAAACAAAAGCTGACCAGGATAAGTTGACTGACGGCCTTATCAAACTTGCCGAGGAAGACCCGACGTTCATCGTCAAACAGGATGATGAAACCGGACAAACGATTATTGCCGGAATGGGCGAATTGCACCTTGAGATTTTGACCGACCGGCTCATGCGTGAGTTCGGAGTCATCGCCTCTATCGGCCGTCCGTCAGTCGCCTACAAAGAGTCTATTACCAAAGCGGTTGACTGTGAAGGCAAATTTGTCCGTCAGAGCGGTGGTAAGGGACAATTTGGACATGTCTACATGCGACTCCGTCCGACAACCGACGGCACTGATTTCGAATTTGAAAATAAAGTTATCGGAGGTAAAATCCCTCGCGAATATATCGCTCCGATTGAGAAGGGCGTCAAAGAGGCAATGCTCAATGGCATACTTGCCGGATACCCGCTCACCGGAATTCACTGTGAAATCTACGATGGTTCATACCACGAAGTTGACTCAAGTGAAATGGCATTCAAAATTGCCGGTTCGATGGCATTCCAAGACGGCGCCAAAAAAGCCGGACCGCAGATTCTTGAACCTATCATGGATGTCGAAGTTGTCGTCCCCGAAGCCTATATGGGCTCGGTTGTCGGTGATTTGAATTCACGCCGCGGTAAAATTAACGGAATGGTTCCTCGTGAGAATGTGACCGTTATCGCCGTCAGCGTTCCGCTGTCGGAAATGTTTGGATATGCAAATACGCTTCGTAATATCTCCCAGGGTCGCGCTGTTTTCAGCATGGAATTCTCCAAATACGCCCCTGTACCGAATGAAGTGTCAAAAAAAATGTT includes:
- the rpsL gene encoding 30S ribosomal protein S12, producing the protein MPTINQLIRKGREKILSKTKTPAMNQSPQKRGVCTRVYTSTPKKPNSALRKVARVRLTNQIEVTAYIPGEGHNLQEHSIVLIRGGRVKDLPGVRYHIIRGTMDTSGVTERKRSRSKYGAKKPKS
- the rpsG gene encoding 30S ribosomal protein S7 encodes the protein MPRRISAGHRETAPDYKYDDRLVTQFVSCLMKRGKRSTAEGIIYDALETMEKKSGQNAADVFHKAINNIKPVVEVKSRRVGGATYQVPVEVRQDRRTALAIRWVIGYAKGRNEKSMAERLAGELLAASNNEGASIKKKEDTHKMAEANKAFAHFKW
- the fusA gene encoding elongation factor G; this encodes MSSPTNLKKIRNIGIMAHIDAGKTTTTERILFYTGKSHKIGEVHDGAATMDWMEQEKERGITITSAATTCFWRDNTINIIDTPGHVDFTVEVERSLRVLDGAVALFCAVGGVEPQSETVWRQADKYGVPRIAYINKMDRTGASFANALKQMNERLGSNCVPVNIPAGDGEFFSGIINLLTMKFRVFHEDSHGTTWDDLPVPDDMLAMTNGYRERLLEAVADFDDHLLEQFLHDKPLDPDKVMAAVRAATCAAKMVPVLCGSSFKNKGVQQLLDAVIDFLPSPLDKPPIMGHEVDSTEKTVERKPTPDAPISALAFKIMTDPFVGRLTFVRIYSGTIEAGSYVLNPTSDTKERVARLLRMHANKREDIKSASAGDIVAVIGLRKTTTGDTLCDPKHPIVLERMSFPEPVVRVSIEPKTKADQDKLTDGLIKLAEEDPTFIVKQDDETGQTIIAGMGELHLEILTDRLMREFGVIASIGRPSVAYKESITKAVDCEGKFVRQSGGKGQFGHVYMRLRPTTDGTDFEFENKVIGGKIPREYIAPIEKGVKEAMLNGILAGYPLTGIHCEIYDGSYHEVDSSEMAFKIAGSMAFQDGAKKAGPQILEPIMDVEVVVPEAYMGSVVGDLNSRRGKINGMVPRENVTVIAVSVPLSEMFGYANTLRNISQGRAVFSMEFSKYAPVPNEVSKKMLEKVAQS